A window from Candidatus Eremiobacterota bacterium encodes these proteins:
- a CDS encoding DJ-1/PfpI family protein has translation MPNGRTPPTSIYVMAYDQCDELDVVGPCGVFAAANFFLSQKRSDDDPQPRGKTFTVRVVAVDDSGAVEAQGSAGPLYFVTGIQGLTLGVEPWDGDDLPDLLFVAGGNTEAGTGIRRQAENKAFIGAIARQHTAGKQVVSLCTGVLGLLKAGILRGRRITGHPDVLNELVQSGAHVFNPDWEARVVDDGDLITAGGVTSGIDEALHIVRAFWPDDPQLESDVRDFIDFRYRSPIVGPPSS, from the coding sequence ATGCCGAACGGACGCACGCCGCCGACCTCGATCTACGTGATGGCCTACGATCAGTGCGACGAGCTCGATGTCGTCGGGCCGTGCGGGGTGTTCGCGGCGGCGAACTTCTTTCTGAGCCAAAAGCGAAGCGACGACGACCCGCAACCGCGCGGGAAGACCTTCACCGTGCGTGTCGTCGCGGTCGACGACTCAGGCGCGGTCGAAGCGCAGGGTTCCGCCGGGCCGCTGTATTTCGTGACGGGCATACAGGGGCTCACGCTCGGCGTCGAGCCCTGGGACGGCGACGATCTGCCCGACCTGCTATTCGTCGCCGGCGGCAATACCGAGGCCGGCACCGGGATCCGCCGTCAGGCGGAGAACAAGGCGTTCATCGGCGCGATCGCGCGGCAGCACACGGCGGGCAAGCAGGTCGTCTCGCTGTGCACCGGCGTGCTCGGCCTCCTCAAGGCCGGCATCCTGCGCGGGCGTCGCATCACCGGCCATCCGGACGTGCTCAACGAGCTGGTGCAGAGCGGCGCGCACGTGTTCAACCCGGACTGGGAAGCGCGCGTCGTCGACGACGGCGACCTCATCACGGCGGGCGGCGTCACCTCGGGGATCGACGAAGCGCTGCACATCGTGCGCGCGTTCTGGCCCGACGATCCGCAGCTCGAAAGCGACGTGCGCGACTTTATCGACTTTCGCTACCGCAGCCCGATCGTCGGCCCGCCCTCATCGTAG
- a CDS encoding S9 family peptidase, whose amino-acid sequence MVPKVAALAAAAVLAGTALAQAALPPPPVAKRIPVTDTYFGTAVVDPYRWMESGGPDLQAFLKAQNDRTRTILDAIPGRAALAARLLELSETSNVSADVVARHGAYFYQKLPPGANSMKLYVRSGIGGAERVLVDPDKLPGPRQAIAFFSVSNDGARVAYGLAAGGSENAVVRVVDVASGKTLPDASDLADFGVTSWADDDKAFYYMKRQAIPPGGSPMAKYQNVRTYRHVVGQPGSADVAVFGAGVDPNLEVPPSAFASVGVSPESPYVGGVLVNGVDPFVSVYAAPKSALANPATIQWKLVIRPADKVTNAAIHGSTVYAMTAKDAPRYKIVKFDVATGSIARATDVVPAGTRVIDGLATASDALYVASREDGLGRITRVGYDGSTRDVPLPVNGSVTGLATEYDRPGFLAQLTSWTASPLWYAYDAQANALVDTKLDPPSPVDFSNIVADEVKVPASDGTPVPLSIVHRRDLKLDGSNPTVLYAYGAYAIPISPGFSAARMAWFEQGGVYAVCHVRGGGEYGEEWHLAGKDANKVKTISDFVDCARWLEAKGYTSPAKLGARGGSAGGITMGGAITTAPSVFAAVLDEVPVSDQLRIETTPNGLPNVPEFGSVKTEQGFKNLYATSAFHHLVKGTKYPAVMLTTGINDPRVDPWQAAKMTAALQYDSASGKPVLLRVDYEGGHGLIGSGRAQAVALNADEYAFLLWQFGDPQFQPKL is encoded by the coding sequence ATGGTCCCGAAGGTCGCTGCCCTCGCCGCCGCCGCCGTGCTGGCCGGCACGGCGCTTGCGCAGGCAGCGCTCCCGCCGCCGCCGGTAGCGAAACGCATCCCGGTCACCGACACCTACTTCGGAACGGCGGTCGTCGACCCGTACCGCTGGATGGAGAGCGGCGGCCCGGACCTGCAGGCGTTCCTCAAGGCGCAGAACGACCGCACGCGCACGATCCTCGACGCGATTCCCGGGCGCGCCGCGCTCGCCGCGCGGCTGCTCGAGCTCTCGGAGACCTCGAACGTTTCCGCCGACGTCGTCGCACGCCACGGCGCGTACTTCTACCAGAAGCTGCCGCCGGGCGCGAACTCGATGAAGCTCTACGTGCGCTCCGGAATCGGTGGCGCCGAACGCGTCCTCGTCGATCCCGACAAGCTCCCGGGGCCGCGCCAGGCGATCGCGTTCTTCAGCGTCTCGAACGACGGCGCGCGGGTCGCCTACGGGCTCGCCGCGGGCGGCTCGGAAAACGCGGTCGTCCGCGTCGTCGACGTCGCGAGCGGCAAGACGCTTCCCGACGCGTCCGACCTCGCCGACTTCGGCGTGACCTCGTGGGCCGATGACGACAAGGCGTTCTACTACATGAAGCGCCAAGCGATTCCGCCGGGCGGCTCGCCGATGGCGAAGTACCAGAACGTTCGCACGTACCGCCACGTCGTCGGGCAGCCGGGGAGTGCCGACGTCGCGGTGTTCGGCGCCGGCGTCGATCCGAACCTCGAGGTGCCGCCGAGCGCGTTCGCCTCGGTCGGCGTCTCGCCGGAGTCCCCGTACGTCGGCGGCGTGCTCGTCAACGGCGTGGATCCGTTCGTGAGCGTCTATGCCGCGCCGAAGAGCGCGCTCGCGAACCCAGCCACGATACAATGGAAGCTCGTGATCCGCCCCGCGGACAAGGTGACGAACGCGGCGATTCACGGCAGCACCGTCTACGCGATGACCGCGAAGGACGCGCCGCGCTACAAGATCGTCAAGTTCGACGTCGCGACGGGCTCGATCGCGCGGGCGACCGACGTCGTTCCCGCGGGAACGCGCGTCATCGACGGGCTCGCCACCGCGAGCGACGCGCTCTACGTCGCTTCGCGCGAGGACGGCCTAGGCCGCATCACGCGCGTCGGCTACGACGGCTCGACGCGCGACGTCCCGCTCCCGGTGAACGGAAGCGTCACGGGCCTCGCGACCGAGTACGACCGTCCCGGCTTCCTGGCGCAGCTCACCTCGTGGACCGCCTCGCCGCTGTGGTACGCGTACGACGCGCAAGCGAACGCGCTGGTCGACACGAAGCTCGACCCGCCCTCGCCGGTCGACTTCTCGAACATCGTCGCGGACGAGGTGAAGGTGCCCGCATCCGACGGGACGCCGGTTCCGCTCTCGATCGTCCACCGCCGCGACCTGAAGCTCGACGGATCGAACCCGACCGTCTTGTACGCGTACGGAGCGTACGCGATTCCGATCAGCCCAGGCTTCTCGGCCGCGCGCATGGCGTGGTTCGAGCAGGGCGGCGTCTATGCGGTCTGCCACGTGCGCGGCGGCGGCGAGTACGGCGAAGAATGGCACCTTGCCGGCAAGGACGCGAACAAGGTGAAGACGATCAGCGACTTCGTCGACTGCGCGCGATGGCTGGAAGCGAAGGGCTACACCTCGCCGGCGAAGCTCGGCGCGCGCGGCGGCAGCGCGGGCGGGATCACGATGGGCGGTGCGATCACCACCGCGCCGAGCGTCTTCGCGGCGGTGCTCGACGAAGTCCCCGTCTCGGATCAGCTGCGGATCGAGACGACGCCGAACGGTTTGCCGAACGTCCCCGAGTTCGGCTCGGTGAAGACGGAGCAGGGCTTCAAGAACCTGTACGCGACCAGCGCGTTCCACCACCTCGTCAAGGGGACGAAGTACCCGGCGGTGATGCTGACGACCGGAATCAACGATCCACGCGTCGACCCGTGGCAGGCGGCGAAGATGACCGCCGCGCTGCAGTACGACAGCGCGAGCGGGAAGCCCGTGCTGCTGCGCGTCGACTACGAAGGCGGCCACGGGCTGATCGGGAGCGGCCGCGCGCAAGCGGTCGCGCTGAACGCGGACGAGTACGCGTTCCTGCTCTGGCAGTTCGGCGACCCGCAGTTCCAGCCGAAGCTCTAA
- a CDS encoding RNA polymerase sigma factor: MAVVCPADSFDADALLAGALARDLDRAFEQLVVAYRVRVVTFVARMLHDDARAEDVAQDVFVRAYRALRTYPAQRIADLRLRSWLFAIAHNLTRNVFRDAPPPAEPLEYADGAPRAELLAPEPGPEQLALRGEAWRSVDAAIAQLTPALRAAFVLRYVDELPYDEIAATLGQPVGTVKASAHRGLLAVRAQLGANDG, translated from the coding sequence GTGGCCGTTGTCTGCCCGGCCGACAGCTTCGATGCCGACGCGCTGCTCGCCGGAGCGCTGGCGCGCGACCTCGATCGCGCGTTCGAGCAGCTCGTCGTCGCGTACCGCGTGCGCGTCGTGACGTTCGTCGCGCGGATGCTGCACGACGACGCGCGCGCCGAGGACGTCGCGCAAGACGTCTTCGTGCGCGCGTACCGCGCGCTGCGCACCTATCCGGCGCAGCGCATCGCCGACCTGCGGCTGCGCTCGTGGTTGTTCGCGATCGCGCACAACCTCACGCGCAACGTGTTTCGCGACGCACCGCCGCCGGCCGAGCCGCTCGAATACGCCGACGGCGCGCCGCGCGCGGAATTGCTCGCTCCTGAACCGGGGCCGGAGCAGCTCGCGCTGCGCGGTGAAGCGTGGCGGTCGGTCGACGCGGCGATCGCTCAGCTCACGCCGGCGCTGCGCGCCGCGTTCGTGCTGCGCTACGTCGACGAGCTGCCCTACGACGAGATCGCCGCGACGCTCGGTCAACCGGTCGGGACCGTGAAGGCGTCGGCCCACCGCGGCCTGCTCGCCGTGCGCGCGCAACTGGGAGCGAACGATGGCTGA
- a CDS encoding MGMT family protein: MADLRDFGFATRRTVPHDFTTKIFAEIGLDRYVVATSVLGDVYLAWSAHGVSAVRLAGDEAAFEAWYRERFDCNCVPALEDDEIASAARAKLGGEDAEVPIDLRSCSDFEQRVLRKASEIGRGHARPYGWLARELGAPDAKRAVGNALASNPVPLLIPCHRVIRADNTSGNYVFGSEAKQRLLEREGLDFEALAAYSRRGFRYVGCERGWFCLPTCGDVLSELDDGAHFGLRDLDDAHAHGLRPCGICRPVAA; this comes from the coding sequence ATGGCTGATCTGCGCGACTTCGGATTCGCGACGCGACGCACCGTGCCGCACGACTTCACCACCAAGATCTTCGCGGAGATCGGACTCGACCGCTACGTCGTCGCGACCTCGGTCCTCGGTGACGTCTATCTGGCCTGGAGCGCGCACGGCGTCTCGGCGGTTCGGCTCGCCGGCGACGAAGCGGCGTTCGAAGCCTGGTACCGCGAACGGTTCGACTGCAATTGCGTGCCGGCGCTGGAAGACGACGAGATCGCCTCGGCGGCGCGCGCGAAGCTGGGGGGCGAAGACGCCGAGGTGCCGATCGATCTGCGGTCGTGCTCGGACTTCGAGCAGCGCGTGCTGCGCAAGGCGAGCGAGATCGGGCGGGGCCACGCGCGGCCGTACGGCTGGCTCGCGCGCGAGCTCGGCGCGCCGGACGCGAAGCGCGCGGTCGGGAACGCGCTCGCGAGCAACCCGGTTCCGCTGCTGATCCCGTGTCATCGCGTGATCCGCGCCGACAACACGAGCGGCAACTACGTCTTCGGCAGCGAGGCGAAGCAGCGGCTGTTGGAGCGCGAAGGGCTCGACTTCGAAGCGCTCGCCGCGTACTCGCGGCGCGGTTTCCGCTACGTCGGCTGCGAGCGCGGATGGTTTTGTCTGCCGACCTGCGGTGACGTCCTGAGCGAGCTCGACGACGGCGCGCATTTCGGTCTGCGTGACCTGGACGACGCGCACGCTCACGGCCTGAGGCCGTGCGGAATTTGTCGTCCGGTGGCGGCGTAG
- a CDS encoding MFS transporter yields the protein MRLSLGTQLALAAPWFAYNLQWGALLPVVLPAHVQALAPQNKELLLGIVMDLGALVALVVTPLAGALSDRARDRRPFVAGGGLATVGALLLLAGFGAHGSLIAFAAAVLALQLTTNVWGGPYAATIPDRVPPDARGTASAWMMVMTVLGTVAGAVVCGPFAQRGDFRAAYLFIAAALAASLLLTFTTVYRHGDERAARPQIESRPFFPPLRAHRAFYVVLATRALVTMGIYSVYEFFQYFLGDVVHVPNPATNGGLLLGAAALAGVPAALYAGRIGDRVGPLRIVVVTSALMALAAAAFVAIVYHPSWYATIALALAYGAANCAYQAVDWALAIAVLPDLADAGKDMGIWHTSFVLPQMIAPGLTGLVLAASKPVSPQLGYALAFAFAALWFGLGTVFVARLYAATGRQIPHGLRP from the coding sequence GTGCGGCTCTCGCTCGGCACGCAGCTCGCGCTTGCTGCGCCCTGGTTCGCGTACAACCTGCAGTGGGGGGCGCTGTTGCCGGTCGTCCTGCCGGCGCACGTGCAAGCGCTCGCGCCGCAGAACAAAGAGCTCTTGCTCGGGATCGTGATGGATCTCGGCGCGCTCGTCGCGCTCGTCGTCACGCCGCTCGCCGGCGCGCTCTCCGACCGCGCGCGCGACCGCCGGCCGTTCGTGGCCGGCGGCGGGCTCGCGACGGTCGGCGCGCTGTTGCTGCTCGCGGGATTCGGCGCGCACGGTTCGCTGATCGCGTTCGCCGCGGCCGTCCTCGCGCTGCAGCTCACGACGAACGTCTGGGGCGGACCGTACGCGGCGACGATCCCCGACCGCGTTCCGCCCGACGCGCGCGGCACGGCAAGCGCGTGGATGATGGTGATGACGGTGCTCGGAACGGTCGCCGGCGCCGTCGTTTGCGGACCGTTCGCGCAGCGCGGCGACTTTCGCGCCGCGTACCTGTTCATCGCCGCCGCGCTCGCCGCCTCGCTGCTGCTCACCTTCACGACGGTCTACCGCCACGGCGACGAGCGCGCCGCGCGCCCGCAGATCGAATCACGCCCGTTCTTTCCGCCGCTGCGCGCGCACCGCGCGTTCTACGTCGTGCTGGCGACGCGCGCGCTGGTCACGATGGGCATCTACTCGGTCTACGAGTTCTTCCAGTACTTTCTCGGCGACGTCGTGCACGTGCCGAACCCGGCGACGAACGGCGGCCTGCTGCTCGGCGCCGCGGCGCTCGCCGGCGTCCCGGCGGCGCTGTACGCCGGGCGCATCGGCGACCGCGTCGGACCGCTGCGGATCGTCGTCGTCACCTCGGCGCTGATGGCGCTCGCGGCGGCGGCGTTCGTCGCGATCGTCTACCACCCGTCATGGTACGCGACGATCGCGCTCGCGCTGGCGTACGGCGCGGCGAACTGCGCGTACCAAGCGGTGGACTGGGCGCTCGCGATCGCAGTCCTTCCCGACCTCGCCGACGCCGGGAAGGACATGGGGATCTGGCACACCTCGTTCGTGCTGCCGCAGATGATCGCGCCCGGTTTGACGGGCCTCGTGCTGGCCGCGAGCAAACCGGTCTCGCCGCAGCTCGGCTACGCGCTCGCCTTCGCGTTCGCGGCGCTGTGGTTCGGTCTCGGCACGGTCTTCGTGGCGCGCCTCTACGCCGCCACCGGACGACAAATTCCGCACGGCCTCAGGCCGTGA